The region AGCacaacaaataaaaatatatatcgaaaagttatatacataaatgtGTTAAAtgttgatttatttttacttcatactatataaaaaatatagttgTTTGCATATTATCATGTATAAATTAAAGATTCATTTATAATACGTTTATTGATATACAGGACGATTTAAATAACTATTTCacgaaaaataaaaacgtGCATGGtgaatatgaaataaacGGCATagctataaataataatgaagaatTTAGATATAGATGTCTTTCAGAACATagtatagaaaataattactCTTCAGGCTCTACTACGATTCGCGAGCCTtcagataataataattataaaaagtcGTTAAAACCCTATGTACGACACATCTCTTTACATaatagtaaatataatttacaaTCATATAATGCTTCATATAATTTGCAATCATATAATGctaaatataattcatctacacgtaataataaatctcGAGTGcctttaaatgataataaatctAGAGTGTCTTtcaatgataatatatctcAAAAATCGTtagattataataaatctaGAGTGTCTTtcaatgataatatatctcAAAAGtctttaaattataataaatctCTAGAAtctttaaatgataatgtATCTCAACTGtctttaaattataatacatCTCTAGAatctttaaattataatacatCTCAAATGtctttaaatgataatacaTCTCAAATGtctttaaatgataataaatcaCAAGtgttttttgaaaatgtgCCTCAAGaacttttaaaaagtaTACCTAAAGAGTATTtagataatataattaaatcgAGTATAAAGGATATCGAAGCTTTAgctattttaaataataaagaaactGAAACTACTTCAGATAATAAAGAGGCTGGAATTGCTTcagataataaagaaacCGAAACTGCTTCGGGTAATAAAGAAACAGAAGTTACTTcggataataataaatcacAAGAGtctttaaatgataataaatcaCAACAGCTTTTTGAAGATGTACCTAAAGAGTATTTAGATAATATAActaattttgttataaaGGATAACGAAGCTTTAGTTacttcaaataataaagagaCTGAAATTGCTTcagataataaagaaactGAAACTACTTCAGATAATAAAGAGGCTGAAATTGCTTcagataataaagaaactGAAACTACTTCAGATAATAAAGAGGGTGAAATTGCTTCAGGCAATAAAGAAACTGAAACTACTTCAGATAATAAAGAGGGTGAAATTGCTTCAGGCAATAAAGAAACTGAAACTACTTcagataataaagaaactGAAACTACTTCAGATAATAAAGAGGCTGAAATTGCTTcagataataatgaaactGAAACGACTTcagataataatgaaactGAAACGACTTCAGATAATAAAGAGGGTGAAATTGCTTCAGGTAATAAAGAAACTGAAACTACTTCAGATAATAAAGAGGCTGAAACTacttcaaataataaagagaCTGAAATTGCTTcagataataaagaaactGAAACTACTTCAGATAATAAAGAGGCTGAAACTACTTCAGGTAATAAAGAAACTGAAACTACTTCAGATAATAAAGAGGGTGAAACTACTTCAGATAATAAAGAGGGTGAAACTacttcaaataataaagagaCTGAAATTGCTTcagataataaagaaactGAAACTACTTCAGATAATAAAGAGGATGAAATTGCTTcagataataaagaaactGAAACTACCTCGGATAAGAAAGAAGCCGAAACTgaagataataaagaaacCAAAACTgaagataataaagaaacCAAAGCTACTTCAATTAATAGAACATCTCAAGAtcttttacaaaaaataccTCGAGCTGATATACGTAATATGCTTCaagattatttaaataataataaacctCAAAAGTcattaaatgataataaatccCAAAAGtctttaaatgataatacaTCTCTAAAAtctttaaatgataataaatctAGAGTGTCTTtcaatgataatatatctcAAAAGtctttaaattataataaatctCTAGAGtctttaaatgataatgtATCTCAACTGtctttaaattataatacatCTCTAGAatctttaaattataatacatCTCAAATGtctttaaatgataatacaTCTCTAAAatctttaaattataatacatCTCAAATGtctttaaatgataatatatctcAAAAATCTTTAAATGCCAATGTAGAACACATCTCttcaaataatagtaaatataatttgaaaACATATAATGCTTCATATAATTTGCAATCATATAATGctaaatataattcatctacacgtaataataaatctcAAGTGcctttaaatgataataaatctAGAGTGTCTTtcaatgataatatatctcAAAAATCGTtagattataataaatctaGAGTGTCTTtcaatgataatatatctcAAAAGtctttaaattataataaatctCTAGAAtctttaaatgataatgtATCTCAACTGtctttaaattataatacatCTCTAGAatctttaaattataatacatCTCAAATGtctttaaatgataatacaTCTCAAAAatctttaaattataataaatctCTAGAGtctttaaatgataatgtATCTCAACTGtctttaaattataatacatCTCTAGAatctttaaattataatacatCTCAAATGtctttaaattataatgcaTCTCAAAAAcctttaaatgataataaatcaCAAGAGtctttaaatgataataaatcaCAAGcgttttttgaaaatgtgCCTCAAGaacttttaaaaagtaTACCTAAAGAGTATTtagataatataattaaatcgAGTATAAAGGATAACGAAGCTTTAGCtactttaaataataaagagaCTGAAATTGCTTcagataataaagaaactGAAACTACTTCGGGTAATAAAGAAACAGAAGCTACTTcggataataataaatctcTAGAatctttaaattataatacatCTCAAATGtctttaaattataatgcaTCTCAAAAAcctttaaatgataataaatcaCAAGAGtctttaaatgataataaatctCAAGAGtctttaaatgataataaatctCTAGAGtctttaaatgataataaatcaCAAGAGtctttaaatgataataaatcaCAAGAGcctttaaatgataataaatcaCAAGAGtctttaaatgataataaatcaCAAGAGtctttaaatgataataaatcaCAAGAGtctttaaatgataataaatcaCAAGAGtctataaatgataataaatcaCAAGAGtctttaaatgataataaatcaCAAGAGtctttaaatgataatatatctcAAAAATCGTtagattataataaatctCTAGAGtctttaaatgataataaatcaCAAGAGTCTATAAATGATAACATATCGCAAGAGTCTATAAATGATAACATACCCCAAAAGCCTTTAAATGATAACAAATCACAAGAgtatttaaatgataatatatctcAAAAGTCGCTAAAACCCTATGTACGACACAtcttttcaaataatagtaaatataatttgcaAACATATAATGCTTCATATAATTTGCAATCATATAATGctaaatataattcatcTACACGTAATAATAATCTTCGAGGGTCTTCAAACTATAATAAATCTAGAGTGTCTTtcaatgataatatatctcAAAAATCGTtagattataataaatctaGAGTGTCTTtcaatgataatatatctcAAAAGtctttaaattataataaatctCTAGAGtctttaaatgataatgtATCTCAACTGtctttaaattataatacatCTCTAGAatctttaaattataatacatCTCAAATGtctttaaattataatgcaTCTCAAAAAcctttaaatgataataaatcaCAAGAGtctttaaatgataataaatctCAAAAAcctttaaatgataataaatcaCAAGAGtctttaaatgataataaatcaCAAGcgttttttgaaaatgtgCCTCAAGaacttttaaaaagtaTACCTAAAGAGTATTtagataatataattaaatcgAGTATAAAGGATAACGAAGCTTTAGCtactttaaataataaagaaactGAAACTACTTCGGGTAATAAAGAAACAGAAGCTACTTcggataataataaatctcTAGAatctttaaattataatacatCTCAAATGtctttaaattataataaatcacAAGAGtctttaaatgataataaatctCTAGAGtctttaaatgataatatatctcAAAAATCGTtagattataataaatctCTAGAGtctttaaatgataatatatctcAAAAATCGTtagattataataaatctCTAGAGtctttaaatgataataaatcaCAAGAGtctttaaatgataataaatcaCAAGAGtctttaaatgataataaatcaCAAGAGtctttaaatgataataaatcaCAAGAGTCTATAAATGATAACATATCTCAAAAGTCGTTAAAACCCTATGTACGACACAtcttttcaaataatagtaaatataatttgcaAACATATAATGCTTCATATAATTTGCAATCATATAATGctaaatataattcatctacacgtaataataaatctcAAGTGcctttaaatgataataaatctAGAGTGTCTTtcaatgataatatatctcAAAAATCGTtagattataataaatctCTAGAGtctttaaatgataatgtATCTCAATTGtctttaaattataatacatCTCTAGAatctttaaattataatacatCTCAAATGtctttaaattataataaatcacAAGAGtctttaaatgataataaatcaCAACAGCTTTTTGAAGATGTACCTCAAGAAGTTTTAAAAGGTGTACCTAAAGAGTATTTAGATAAAATAActaattttgttataaaGGATAACGAAGCTTTAGCTacttcaaataataaagaaccCGAAACTGAAGATAAGAAAGAAACCGAAACTGCAGATAATAAAGAACCCGAAACTgaagataataaagaaCCCGAAACTGCAGATAATAAAGAACCCGAAACTGCAGATAATAAAGAACCCGAAACTgaagataataaagaaCCCGAAACTgaagataataaagaaCCCGAAACTgaagataataaagaaCCCGAAACTGCAGATAATAAAGAACCCGAAACTGCAGATAATAAAGAACCCGAAACTgaagataataaagaaCCCGAAACTGCAGATAATAAAGAACCCGAAACTgaagataataaagaaCCCGAAACTgaagataataaagaaCCCGAAACTgaagataataaagaaCCCGAAACTgaagataataaagaaCCCGAAACTgaagataataaagaaCCCGAAACTGCAGATAATAAAGAACCCGAAACTGCAGATAATAAAGAACCCGAAACTGCAGATAATAAAGAACCCGAAACTgaagataataaagaaacCAAAGCTACTTCAATTAATAGAACGTCTCAAGAtcttttacaaaaaataccTCGAGATGATATACGTAATATGCTTCaagattatttaaataataataaatccCAAAAGTCTTTAAATGATAACATATCTCAAAAGCCTTTAAATGATAACATATCTCAAAAGCCTTTAAATGATAACATATCTCAAAAGCCTTTAAATGATAACATATCTCAAAAGCCTTTAAATGATAACATATCTCAAAAGCCTTTAAATGATAACATATCTCAAAAGCCTTTAAATGATAACATATCTCAAAAGCCTTTAAATGATAGCATATCTCAAAAGCCTTTAAATGATAACATATCTCAAAAGCCTTTAAATGATAACATATCTCAAAAGCCTTTAAATGCCAATGTAGAACACATCTCttcaaataatagtaaatataatttgaaaACATATAATGCTTCATATAATTTGCAATCATATAATgctaaatataatacatctgcacttaaaaaaaaatagtctAAAGGAAGTGgtctttttaatatatttaaaaaagataacAAAGATAACAAAACTAAGAAATCCtcatatgataataattttcgAGGGTCTTCAaactataataaatatcacgattctttaaattataataaatctCAACCGTTTTTTGAAGATGTACCTcaagaaaatttaaaaggtGAACCTAAAGAATATtagataatataattaaatcgAATATAAAGGATAACGAAGCTTTAgttatttcatataataaataaactgAAATTGATtcagataataataaatctcAATAATCTTTACATAATGATAGATATCCAACGTTGtcatataatgataaatatcAACTGTTTACATATAGTGATAAATATTACGACCCTTCATACAATAATAAACCTAAAGAGTTTAAAGGATTTAGTctctttaatatatttaaaaaaagtaaaaaagacaaaaagCTGAAGAACCTCCAACTAGTAAAATAATCATAGATTATCCAAATGAAGACATATCCCAAACATCATCCGATAATGATGAACAAGTTCGTTCGATAGTAGTGACGCTGCAACATGTTACAATTCGTCTTGGTCACCAGAATGACCAGCATTCACtgtttttatcatatataaaacaagtAATGGAAGAACAATATCCAAATGATAAACCAAGccaaaaatattcatataataattatattcaaCTGATATCGaactaaaaaaagaacaaaaGAATTTTTTCAGATTATCAGTTAAATTACAATGTTTGATATGTAATACTTATAAACGAATGAATTATTTGACCTTTCTACGTTTATGAGCTCATATTTTaagtttataattttattatgtagttattaaaataaatgcaatgaatttttattatacatttgAATAAAGCGgtagcatatatatttatatgtatttttgcGTTATCTATGCTTGTTATAGCATagaattttgaaaaaatgttccgaaaataattaataattgaaATAAGATTGATCCGTTTGCTATAaccataatatttattatttttatttgtataattttgtacCATAAacatatgtttatattttacataatgaaagtaaaattatatcatatttcatcttttgaattttattaatagaaTAATACTATAAGCATTTCATAGATGCGTTGCAtttgtttaatttaatcaatagtattattataatttatatgtatgaCATCATATTTGACTccattatatatgtgttttttattcatatttttctttcacCATTTTCTTTTGTACCCATAACTTAaacaacattttttttcgtaacgttagaacaaaatattaatatatataacatttgTAAATTCgcttaaattaaattaaatattttttataaatatattatttttattagtataatatttaagtTAAGGAATGAACGagttaaataataaaatggctttatttataaccaaaaatatcattattttaacaATCAATAATTTAAGTTATAACAATGGTAGAATCGttcttaaaaataattaaaaaaaattattaaatatttttataagtaACAAAAGCAATGACACGAAACATATAGACTCGATTGACATCacacaaatataaagaCAGTTTATTCAACTATTCTAATTATATggacaaaaatattatttcttaaaaaatacaatctTCACATACACACACGTTTgtttataaacaaaaaaatctTTCGATCACGTTATCGTACTATTTATCgtcttataaaaattgaataaatataaatatatgtattggaatattatgaaattgcattaacataaatacaatgtattaaaatatatttaaaaatggtaCTACTTTCTTATTactacaaaaaaaatgaatccATATGATATGgatccatttttattaatacatgtttatgcttttttttcctGCAAAATTATCTATCtatgtaatataaatatatgaatataattcatatatatatttctatgGAAACTGTAACATAgggattattttttaaaatattaaaaaaatttataacttTGTTTGTTTAGTagttaatttatttttaaatttgttaatCATAGAATTCGGATTTGCGACGCTGTTCATATATTGTTGTttaatatcatatataaatctGAAAGCAAGTAATGCACTTAAACTCATGGCCAATAccttatataaattttttctgTCATTGGTCTTTTTTAGTTTActatcttttttatcaacGGCATCTATAAGctgaataatatttttatcaacatACTCTTTTTTAAGGATATCGATTATTATATCACCTGAAGGATtaacaaaacaaaaaatgtttataatgCATAGTACTATCAGTAAAAAAGTACATTAAAgatcatttaaatatattcatgtaataaaataagagGGCAATGAAAAGGagtataatattatgtaaGAATTTATATTGCATACAAACTTTTGTATTTACACAATTTTGAATAACTTTTATATAGACATATAATAGacacatttatataaatatttaatatcaAAAGTACCTATACCATCCTCAGCAGTTCTTTCTActtgtttattattgtcTTTATTCTGGCCATTTTGGTATACCTTTTTGATAAAACTTGGTGCATGTCTATCATTATTCCCATTGGCGTTCTTGGTTCCC is a window of Plasmodium vinckei vinckei genome assembly, chromosome: PVVCY_14 DNA encoding:
- a CDS encoding fam-c protein gives rise to the protein MKKMKKMKKTIYSLVTVVTYILSIVAIQCFINNDDLNNYFTKNKNVHGEYEINGIAINNNEEFRYRCLSEHSIENNYSSGSTTIREPSDNNNYKKSLKPYVRHISLHNSKYNLQSYNASYNLQSYNAKYNSSTRNNKSRVPLNDNKSRVSFNDNISQKSLDYNKSRVSFNDNISQKSLNYNKSLESLNDNVSQLSLNYNTSLESLNYNTSQMSLNDNTSQMSLNDNKSQVFFENVPQELLKSIPKEYLDNIIKSSIKDIEALAILNNKETETTSDNKEAGIASDNKETETASGNKETEVTSDNNKSQESLNDNKSQQLFEDVPKEYLDNITNFVIKDNEALVTSNNKETEIASDNKETETTSDNKEAEIASDNKETETTSDNKEGEIASGNKETETTSDNKEGEIASGNKETETTSDNKETETTSDNKEAEIASDNNETETTSDNNETETTSDNKEGEIASGNKETETTSDNKEAETTSNNKETEIASDNKETETTSDNKEAETTSGNKETETTSDNKEGETTSDNKEGETTSNNKETEIASDNKETETTSDNKEDEIASDNKETETTSDKKEAETEDNKETKTEDNKETKATSINRTSQDLLQKIPRADIRNMLQDYLNNNKPQKSLNDNKSQKSLNDNTSLKSLNDNKSRVSFNDNISQKSLNYNKSLESLNDNVSQLSLNYNTSLESLNYNTSQMSLNDNTSLKSLNYNTSQMSLNDNISQKSLNANVEHISSNNSKYNLKTYNASYNLQSYNAKYNSSTRNNKSQVPLNDNKSRVSFNDNISQKSLDYNKSRVSFNDNISQKSLNYNKSLESLNDNVSQLSLNYNTSLESLNYNTSQMSLNDNTSQKSLNYNKSLESLNDNVSQLSLNYNTSLESLNYNTSQMSLNYNASQKPLNDNKSQESLNDNKSQAFFENVPQELLKSIPKEYLDNIIKSSIKDNEALATLNNKETEIASDNKETETTSGNKETEATSDNNKSLESLNYNTSQMSLNYNASQKPLNDNKSQESLNDNKSQESLNDNKSLESLNDNKSQESLNDNKSQEPLNDNKSQESLNDNKSQESLNDNKSQESLNDNKSQESINDNKSQESLNDNKSQESLNDNISQKSLDYNKSLESLNDNKSQESINDNISQESINDNIPQKPLNDNKSQEYLNDNISQKSLKPYVRHIFSNNSKYNLQTYNASYNLQSYNAKYNSSTRNNNLRGSSNYNKSRVSFNDNISQKSLDYNKSRVSFNDNISQKSLNYNKSLESLNDNVSQLSLNYNTSLESLNYNTSQMSLNYNASQKPLNDNKSQESLNDNKSQKPLNDNKSQESLNDNKSQAFFENVPQELLKSIPKEYLDNIIKSSIKDNEALATLNNKETETTSGNKETEATSDNNKSLESLNYNTSQMSLNYNKSQESLNDNKSLESLNDNISQKSLDYNKSLESLNDNISQKSLDYNKSLESLNDNKSQESLNDNKSQESLNDNKSQESLNDNKSQESINDNISQKSLKPYVRHIFSNNSKYNLQTYNASYNLQSYNAKYNSSTRNNKSQVPLNDNKSRVSFNDNISQKSLDYNKSLESLNDNVSQLSLNYNTSLESLNYNTSQMSLNYNKSQESLNDNKSQQLFEDVPQEVLKGVPKEYLDKITNFVIKDNEALATSNNKEPETEDKKETETADNKEPETEDNKEPETADNKEPETADNKEPETEDNKEPETEDNKEPETEDNKEPETADNKEPETADNKEPETEDNKEPETADNKEPETEDNKEPETEDNKEPETEDNKEPETEDNKEPETEDNKEPETADNKEPETADNKEPETADNKEPETEDNKETKATSINRTSQDLLQKIPRDDIRNMLQDYLNNNKSQKSLNDNISQKPLNDNISQKPLNDNISQKPLNDNISQKPLNDNISQKPLNDNISQKPLNDNISQKPLNDSISQKPLNDNISQKPLNDNISQKPLNANVEHISSNNSKYNLKTYNASYNLQSYNAKYNTSALKKK